The Leadbetterella byssophila DSM 17132 DNA window TCTCTTACGGCTATTTCTCCTGTCTGACACCAGTTCAGAATCTCTCTGCCTGTTTCTTCTGTGATCTGAAAGGGTAATCTCCCTGAAAACAGACCTGTGCGATCTTTGGTGGTGATAGCATTATGCTTGATATCCAGCTCAAACATCAGTGTAAGCTCATAATCTGTTCCATCCCTCTGAATGGCCTTCATACCCACCTTTTCAGGAGCCAGTTTACCTTTCTCATTTTCCGTTAGAACATAATCCTGTTTAGACCGGAGTGTACAGATAATGTGGATATCAGAATGCAGGATAGCCTGAATGAATTTCTGATGTCGAGGTGTAAACCTTGCCCAGTTTGTATAAGAGTTACCGGTAAGCTGGGAATGAGCATCAAGGATATATTCCCATTCCATTGTTATACTATCAATAATAATGGCCTGCATACCATGCCTTACACACAGATTAATAGCCTCGATGTACCTTTCTGGGCTATAAGGAGGTTTCAGATCAAGGATGTTAAAGTCTCCCAGGTGTGAATAGAGACTGGAGGACTTATTTTCCGTGTCAATAACTACGATCTTTGACCAATCATTGGTCAGGCCATGAGCCAATAAAAGAGCCGAATAGCTCTTTCCGGAGCCACTAGGCCCCTGCAAGCCAATCTTAATCTTGGCCTGTTCTCGTTTTGCGAGTTCAATTATCATAAACGTTTGATTTGAAGTGGAAAAAAAGAGCAAACCCGGATGAGTTCGCTCTGCAAGATTCTTATTAAGAATAGGGGTATAACTTACATTTTTCTATATTAAGAATTATGAAAGCAATCTAAAAGTGTAGAAGTCTTTTTATCATTTAGTCATAGCATTTAGCATTTTTTCAATATCTCTTATATGTTCAATAGTACTTTCACTTGTCTCACCCATACTTAAATTATTTTTGATGTCTTGTAGGATTTTGTACTCGAGCAGCTCTGTTAATACGGTAAATGCACCTACCTTTAAACTTTTTATATGCTCAATTTCTTTTTCTGTTAATGTGACCGCCAAGATGCCTATTAAATGATCATCTTTTTTCCAATTATAAATTTTTGAATTTGAGTAATTCTGAATGAATTGAAATGTCATGCGTCCTATTAAACTATAGTATGTGGAGTATAATTTATACGAATTGTCACTTAGAAAAGGCCTATACGGGACTAACGTCCTTTCATTTTCAACAATTGGCATCACATCTTTTTCAATTTTATAAGTTTTAAGTTGAGGTCCTAACTTAGGATTATCATTAAAATAATTAAATGCTGTACTCTTATTAAGTTCATCGTCAGATGATATTTGATAGAGCAGAGAGATTCCGGAGGGAAGTTCATCTCTAATTTTTAAGATCGAAGACCATAATAAGTCATAGACTTCGATTTTCTTATCTAGTAGTTTTTGCGAAGAGGAAAAATAGTTTTGGATTATGGAACTTAATATTCCATTATTTCTATTAATTTGACCTCTAAGATCTTCAAGTCGTTTGTCATAATTATGCTGTCCTGCTTGAGTTAATTTTGTCAAAAGCCATTTAGAAAAAATGGTTCCTAAAATTGTCAAAACACCCACAAATCCTCCTATGATCTTAGTTATCGTCCAATTGTCAATTTTATATATGATTTCTTGCATTGACCTATACAGTTAATTTAATACTTTGCTAAAGTACATAAAATAATTGTACTGACATCCTCACTATCATCACCTTAAGAAATTTGCAATGGTTACTCACTATCTTGCGGAAAAAGTTTTTCATAAGGTGCTATTTTTTATGTAATTAAGTCTTCTTGTAGTTCATACCTCATTTTACCATTTTTATATATAGAATACGTATGTTTGTCCAGTATTTTTAGACATAAGTATTATCAGTGATAATATCACAGGTATAATCTACTCATACCTCAATGAAAGTATACCAGGGCAGAGATATCAAGTGATTAAGGGAATTCCTAGGGATAAAACAGAATGCTTTTACCAACGAAATGGGCGATGACTGGAATCAAAAAAAAGGTTTCCATGTTAGAGCAAAAAGAATGGGTTGAACCAGAGAGTAGAATAGACTTATTATTATTGGTTTTAAGTATCTTACAGCATTAACTATTTAAAAGTTATTAAAAAGCATAGGACTACCCATTTATATCTCAAATAGTTGTTTATGAGTATATTATTTTGTAAATTGTATCCAGATAGAGGTACAATGAAGATACTAAAAGAGCTAAGCAGAGAAGAGTTTAACACTCGTTTTTCGACCGAAAAGGGCTGTTATAAATTTCTTTCGGACTTAAAGTGGGAGTCAGGATATAAATGTTCTCGCTGTGAGAGTGAAATCTATATCAAAGGTAAGCAACATCACAACCGTAGATGCAGTAAATGTGGATATGATGAGTCGCCTACCAGTGGTACTTTGTTTCATAATCTGAAGTTTGGTATCCTTAAGGCCTTTGAGATGGTTTATGAAATTTCTACTTCGAAGAAAGGGTTAAGTAGTATTTGGCTGGCAGAACGTTTTGGGGTTAATCAAAAGACGGCATGGTTGTTTCGTCAAAAACTTCAATCTGCTATGGAAAGTAGTCAGAGCTACTCATTGGAGGGAGAAGTACATGTCGATGAGTTTGAAATAGGCACTCCGAAAGAAGGAGAACAAGGTCGAAGTAAAAGTGAAAGTAAAGTACGTTTAGTGGTAGCCGTTGAGATTAGAGAAGGCAAGGCAGGCAGGGCCTATGCAAAAGTTATAGATGATTTTTCGACAAAATCACTAAAGCCAATTTTTGAAGAGCATATTTCTAAAGAGGCAAAGGTAGTCACCGATAAATGGGCTTCATATAAGCCATTGAAAGAGGATTATCCCGAGCTGAAACATATTCTATCTAACAAACGAACGAACTTTCCTGTATTGCACACCTAAATCCTAAACTTCAAAAGATGGCTTAGAGGAACGCATGCTTATTGTGAGCCAAAATATTTGCAAAAGTATATAGACGAGTACTTTTTTAGATTCAATAGGCGTAATCACAGAAAGATCATTCTGGATAGATTATTAGACAGAGTGGTCAAACACAAACCGCTTACCGCTAAAATGGTATTGGCCTACGATAACTAAATGGGCAACCCTAAAAAAAGAAATTATAATTATGCCGTGTTTCCATAGATTTTATGACGAATTAATTCCTAATCAGAACCTTGTCGAGTATCTCTTCATTGGCACATTTAATCCAAGTTGGAATGCTGAAAATGAAAACAATGCAGAGTATTTTTATGGCAGAGAAACAAACTTTTTTTGGTGTATTTGTCCTCACGCTTTCAATCGAAATTGTCTAATTGACAAGGGAAAACCAGAATGGCTTTCATTCTGCGAACAAAATCTTATTGGGTTAACAGATTTAATTAAAAATATTGAAAATGCAGACCAAGAAAACGATCAACATGTTCAACTATTGACAAATGGGTTTCAAGATAAAAATCTGGATTTAAGGGAAAATGGTCAATATATATTCAATATTGACTTTAATACAGATGATATAATTAAGTATATAACTTCGAGAAGGAATAGTTTAAAGGGAGTATTTTTTACACGAAGAACTGATAATGGGATACGGAGAATATGGGAACAATGGTGTCAAATTAGTAATCATTGTAATGAGCTTAGTATTTACAATGCTGTCTTGCCAACACCTTCACTTAGAGGTGGTGGTACACTGAAAAGTACAATCAGTACATGGCGAACAGAAATTGAAAAATGTTCACAGGATTGAACAAAGTAGGTTACTCTACAGGTTAGTTACAACTTCAAAATAGTAATACTATTATTTCTCTCTTTACTATTTCAGTAAATTTGACGAGGTGACGAAGAAAATATTAAATTTTTGAATGAGCAAAGGTTTGAGCTGAGAAGAGAAAAAAGAAAAGTGAGACAACCAAAACAACTACCCCTTATATACATATTGTTTTGGTTATCTCTATAGATATAGATTTATAACTAAACCTACCCAAACAAATACATATATAGGAGAGATTTTGGTTGGCTGAGTCAAATCATGCTTCCTGAAGCTCACCAATTACTTTTCCTTCTTCGGATTCCACAGGTGAATATGTATTCCGATGGTTCAGGGTTATTTCTTCGCCTGTATCTTCGATTACGAACGAATACGGATCACATTGTTCCTTCAAGATTGTTCCGGGCATTTTCTTACCCAACATCAGCTTACAGGTTTGTTCATCGAACGTAGTAGACATCCAGCATTTTCTGAGGGTGGCATAATGCCTTCCGGTGTTCTTTGACACCAGCAGTTCAATTTCATCTGATTGTAACTGAATGACATAGTAGTCTCTTCCTTCCAAAGACGTTCTTTTCTGAAACGCAATAATGTAACCCTCCCCTTTTTAGGACATAGTATAATTAAACAAAGATATTGATTTATTGTTCTTCCAGCAGGGGGAGCTAGCTCCCCCTGCTGGAAATGAAGTGCTCAAATTTTTAAACTTTTCCGGGGTGAATCCTCCTAGCGATTCATGCGGTCTTTGGGTATGATAATCCTTCATAAATTCTTCTGCCAGGATTCTGACCTGATGGATATTTTCAAACACATAAGCGTCCAGTATAGATGCTCTAAAAGTTCGGTTAAAACGTTATCCATTCTGAAAGGGCTTTCCGGGCTGGATATAAAGGAGTCTGATGTCATTCTCTCTACACCAGTCAGCCAACACATTTGCAATAAATTCAGGGCCGTTATCAACTCTGATTTGGGTAGGCTTACCTCTATATGCGATTAGATCCTCCAGACTTTGAACTACCATGTTCGACTGTATACTGAAATGAGCCTCTACGGTCAGAGCTTCCCGGTTATAATCAGCGATGATATTCAAAATTCTGATCTTCCGGCCATTGCCAAGAACATCATGCATGAAGTCCATGCTCCAAGTATGATTGATGCC harbors:
- a CDS encoding AAA family ATPase; amino-acid sequence: MIIELAKREQAKIKIGLQGPSGSGKSYSALLLAHGLTNDWSKIVVIDTENKSSSLYSHLGDFNILDLKPPYSPERYIEAINLCVRHGMQAIIIDSITMEWEYILDAHSQLTGNSYTNWARFTPRHQKFIQAILHSDIHIICTLRSKQDYVLTENEKGKLAPEKVGMKAIQRDGTDYELTLMFELDIKHNAITTKDRTGLFSGRLPFQITEETGREILNWCQTGEIAVRDYETLIKSCNSLQELLSLFESVSKEVQQQFKPDFNQRKLQLTPNYVQNGIS